One window from the genome of Amaranthus tricolor cultivar Red isolate AtriRed21 chromosome 9, ASM2621246v1, whole genome shotgun sequence encodes:
- the LOC130823298 gene encoding uncharacterized protein LOC130823298 encodes MMLILIRIILIFRRRLRIRMSKQPSLHNPIHRLDYLDGMIVESDIACIEQLRMDRRTFNIFISLVREVRGLRDTKNMVVEEMVAIFLHLLAFEEKNREIKYDFQRSGETISRHFNNVLKAVLKLSSLLLKKPEPIPKNSTDERWKWFKNCIGAIDGTLIDVNVPAIDKSRHRSRNNTISTNVLGACAPNMQFIYVLADWEGNYYLGDVGYKHCDEFLVPYRRTIYHEWRRGLEQPRSKEDLFNMRHASARNVIERAFGLLKVRWEVLAKGTKYPLSTQIDIILACVYIHNLIRQQMSIDPMEAILDPYMEEEGQN; translated from the exons atgatgctgattttgattAGGATAATCCTCATTTTTAGAAGAAGACTAAGAATTAGGATGTCTAAGCAACCTAGTCTGCATAATCCTATCCATAGATTAGATTATTTAGATGGAATGATAGTGGAGAGTGATATTGCTTGCATTGAGCAACTTAGGATGGATCGTCGCACGTTTAATATCTTCATTTCATTGGTTCGTGAAGTTAGAGGGTTAAGGGATACTAAGAACATGGTAGTGGAAGAAATGGTTGCTATATTTTTGCATCTACTTGCATTTGAGGAGAAGAATAGGGaaataaaatatgattttcaacGGTCAGGAGAAACTATAAGCAGACATTTTAATAATGTGTTAAAAGCTGTGTTAAAACTTTCGAGTTTGCTCCTCAAGAAACCTGAACCGATTCCCAAGAATAGCACAGATGAAAGATGGAAATGGTTCAAG AATTGTATAGGTGCTATTGATGGGACTTTGATTGATGTAAATGTGCCTGCGATAGATAAATCACGTCATAGGTCAAGAAACAATACCATCTCAACAAATGTTTTAGGAGCTTGTGCACCGAATATGcaatttatatatgttttggCGGATTGGGAAG GTAATTATTATCTAGGGGATGTAGGATATAAACATTGTGATGAATTTCTTGTACCTTATAGAAGAACAATTTATCATGAATGGAGAAGGGGGCTGGAGCAACCACGCTCTAAGGAAGACTTGTTCAATATGAGGCATGCTTCAGCTAGAAATGTGATTGAACGAGCTTTTGGTTTGTTGAAAGTACGGTGGGAAGTTCTTGCCAAAGGCACGAAGTACCCTCTCAGCACTCAAATAGATATAATATTGGCTTGTGTGTATATTCATAACCTTATTCGCCAACAAATGAGCATTGATCCAATGGAAGCTATTTTAGATCCATATATGGAAGAGGAAGGACAGAATTAA